A genomic stretch from Ignavibacteriales bacterium includes:
- a CDS encoding glucose-6-phosphate isomerase — protein sequence MDNITLNTDGVKDFLTKTEIDSFQEKVGDIHHSMTNRTGRGAKFLGWLDLPSATSNDFLEDIKTTAGSLRQRSDVIIVIGIGGSYLGARAVIEALSPYFQKNSNGNPSILYAGNNISEDYLGELIEMLGTKDYSLIVISKSGTTTEPAIAFRILRQHIEKKYGKDESVNRIVAITDKEKGALKKVSDEENYKTFIIPDDVGGRFSVLTPVGLLPIACAGIDINELIHGAAGMENILNGSQEIDRNISNLYAAIRNLLLEKGKAIEIMVSYTPKMQYFIEWWKQLYGESEGKNGKGIFPAGVIYTTDLHSMGQMVQDGVRNIFETVLNIKNELHTVVIPKDKDDLDGLNYIAGKRLSEVNTKAMEGTKMAHLDGGVPNILINVPELSPYYIGQLIYFFERACAVSAYLLGVNPFDQPGVEAYKKNMFDLLGKPK from the coding sequence ATGGACAATATCACACTCAATACCGACGGCGTTAAAGATTTTTTAACTAAAACCGAAATTGATTCGTTCCAGGAGAAAGTAGGCGACATTCATCACTCCATGACCAATCGTACCGGGCGCGGGGCGAAATTTCTTGGATGGCTTGATTTACCCTCTGCTACTTCAAACGATTTTTTGGAAGACATCAAGACCACTGCCGGAAGTTTAAGACAAAGATCCGACGTAATAATCGTCATCGGAATAGGTGGTTCTTATCTCGGTGCAAGAGCAGTCATAGAAGCACTTTCCCCCTATTTCCAAAAAAATTCAAATGGAAATCCGTCAATACTATACGCAGGTAATAACATCTCTGAAGATTACCTCGGCGAACTTATCGAAATGCTCGGCACAAAGGATTATTCACTAATTGTTATCTCCAAATCCGGTACTACTACTGAACCTGCGATCGCATTCCGCATCCTGCGCCAGCATATCGAAAAAAAATACGGTAAAGACGAATCCGTCAATCGTATTGTCGCAATAACCGACAAAGAAAAAGGCGCGCTAAAAAAAGTATCTGATGAAGAAAATTATAAAACATTCATCATTCCTGATGATGTCGGCGGACGCTTCTCGGTGCTAACCCCTGTCGGTTTACTTCCAATCGCATGCGCGGGAATTGATATAAATGAACTTATTCACGGAGCAGCAGGTATGGAAAATATTCTCAACGGAAGCCAAGAAATTGACAGGAATATTTCTAATCTTTATGCTGCAATAAGAAATCTACTGCTCGAAAAGGGTAAAGCAATAGAAATAATGGTGAGCTATACTCCTAAAATGCAATACTTTATTGAGTGGTGGAAACAGCTCTACGGCGAGAGTGAAGGAAAGAACGGCAAAGGCATCTTCCCCGCCGGAGTAATATACACAACTGACCTCCACTCTATGGGACAGATGGTGCAGGACGGCGTAAGGAATATCTTCGAAACAGTTCTTAATATAAAAAACGAGTTGCACACTGTTGTCATTCCCAAAGATAAGGATGACCTCGACGGACTTAATTATATCGCCGGCAAACGTCTTAGTGAGGTAAACACAAAAGCCATGGAAGGTACTAAAATGGCACATCTCGATGGCGGAGTACCCAACATACTAATTAATGTACCTGAACTATCTCCATATTACATAGGACAGCTGATATATTTCTTCGAACGCGCATGCGCTGTGAGCGCGTACTTGCTTGGTGTCAATCCTTTCGATCAACCCGGTGTTGAAGCATACAAAAAAAATATGTTCGATCTTCTTGGAAAACCAAAATAA
- a CDS encoding Type 1 glutamine amidotransferase-like domain-containing protein: protein MLFKQRKPKQILALGGGAFSMEPENGILDKYMLNLALVKRPRICFLGTASDDGLEYREKFYDYYKNLECEPFHLSFVEPPPDMEDFIMGMDILHVGGGSTRKIIDTWKKFGADKIIKKAYEQGVIMTGMSAGAICWFDDGIYHDKDDTLKRLPCLGLLKGSFCPHFNDEGTNLRKTFHDLIAKGTIKSGYGVDDGAALHFVDGELIRVVTSRIGVNAYHIEKCGRKINEVKIPGMYLGDDKLAVKEKASVEKTLQTLSIISMFIDLINKHDLDGILTSVTKDLSFYDSMGVNITGIDKLKDAWGGLFSLFPDYKIEAKEILVEDGEVVIFGEISGTFSVGDKDMDGKKWNVRSAWRVLTENGKINQWRVYTDMEPIREMRRLQKNGAPEAPPEKKEEIPVRIQGEKINK from the coding sequence ATGCTGTTTAAACAAAGAAAACCTAAGCAGATACTCGCGCTCGGCGGCGGTGCTTTTTCCATGGAGCCTGAAAATGGGATCCTAGATAAATACATGCTTAATCTTGCTCTGGTAAAAAGACCCCGAATTTGTTTCCTCGGTACTGCAAGTGATGACGGACTAGAATATAGAGAAAAATTTTACGACTACTACAAAAACCTCGAATGTGAACCCTTTCACTTATCATTTGTTGAGCCTCCACCTGATATGGAAGATTTTATTATGGGTATGGATATACTTCACGTCGGCGGGGGAAGTACCAGAAAGATAATTGACACTTGGAAAAAATTCGGCGCGGATAAAATTATTAAGAAAGCGTACGAACAGGGGGTTATTATGACAGGCATGAGCGCCGGCGCAATATGCTGGTTCGATGACGGCATATACCACGATAAAGATGACACTCTTAAACGCCTTCCTTGTCTGGGATTGTTAAAAGGAAGCTTCTGCCCGCATTTTAATGACGAAGGCACTAATCTCAGGAAGACTTTTCACGATCTGATTGCAAAGGGTACTATCAAAAGCGGGTACGGTGTTGACGATGGAGCCGCTCTTCATTTTGTTGACGGTGAACTCATTCGTGTCGTCACCTCACGTATTGGGGTAAATGCTTATCATATAGAAAAATGCGGAAGGAAGATCAATGAAGTTAAAATTCCCGGAATGTATCTTGGTGATGATAAACTTGCCGTCAAAGAAAAAGCTTCTGTTGAAAAGACTCTTCAAACTCTAAGTATAATCAGCATGTTTATTGACCTGATAAATAAACATGATCTGGACGGTATTTTGACAAGTGTAACAAAAGATCTATCCTTTTATGATTCAATGGGTGTTAATATTACCGGCATAGACAAACTTAAGGATGCATGGGGCGGATTATTTTCCCTCTTCCCGGATTACAAGATCGAAGCAAAGGAAATTCTTGTCGAGGATGGTGAAGTTGTGATATTTGGTGAGATCTCCGGCACCTTTTCCGTCGGTGATAAAGACATGGATGGGAAAAAGTGGAATGTCAGATCAGCATGGCGTGTCCTTACGGAAAATGGAAAGATAAACCAATGGCGCGTTTATACCGACATGGAGCCTATACGTGAAATGAGGCGCCTCCAAAAGAACGGAGCCCCTGAAGCTCCTCCTGAAAAAAAAGAAGAGATCCCTGTCAGGATACAGGGTGAAAAAATTAATAAGTAA
- a CDS encoding TIGR00730 family Rossman fold protein: MKSICVFCGSSIGADKIFASTAKKVGKLFLKEGIEFVYGGGNVGLMGVLAGTIMDGGGKATGIMPEFLMRREHADLKISELIIVSSMHERKAKMSELSDAFWVMPGGLGTMEEFFEVWTWSQLSLHKKPIGVLNIDGYYNGLLKFLNRAVKKGFIKKPDRNIILVDDNPKRLLKQMQAHYIENRKGKQIEEKT; this comes from the coding sequence ATGAAATCTATCTGTGTATTCTGTGGTTCAAGTATTGGAGCAGATAAGATCTTTGCTTCGACAGCAAAAAAAGTGGGTAAGTTATTTCTGAAAGAAGGTATCGAATTCGTTTATGGCGGTGGCAATGTCGGGTTAATGGGTGTGCTAGCCGGTACTATAATGGATGGCGGTGGCAAAGCTACTGGCATAATGCCGGAATTTCTCATGAGAAGAGAGCATGCCGATCTAAAGATCTCCGAACTTATAATAGTTTCATCTATGCACGAGCGAAAAGCAAAAATGTCTGAGCTATCAGATGCTTTTTGGGTGATGCCCGGAGGGCTGGGTACTATGGAAGAATTCTTTGAGGTGTGGACATGGTCTCAGTTAAGCCTGCATAAAAAACCTATTGGAGTTTTGAATATTGACGGATATTATAACGGATTATTAAAATTCCTTAACCGGGCTGTGAAGAAAGGATTTATAAAAAAACCCGACCGCAATATTATACTAGTAGACGATAATCCCAAAAGGCTTTTAAAACAGATGCAGGCGCATTATATCGAAAACCGTAAGGGTAAGCAAATTGAAGAGAAAACCTGA
- a CDS encoding MmcQ/YjbR family DNA-binding protein has translation MDLDQFRKYCLAKEETTEETPFGPDALVYKAMGKIFAITGFEKPLRVNLKCDPERAIELREEYEEVLPGYHMNKVHWNTIVSTGRINDKLLKELTDHSYNLVAGSIKKPRKKKPK, from the coding sequence ATGGACCTGGACCAGTTTAGAAAATACTGCCTGGCAAAAGAAGAAACGACCGAAGAAACACCATTCGGACCTGATGCGCTCGTTTACAAGGCAATGGGAAAGATATTTGCTATAACAGGCTTCGAAAAACCATTGCGGGTAAATCTAAAGTGTGACCCTGAGCGTGCCATCGAATTAAGAGAAGAATATGAAGAAGTATTACCGGGCTACCATATGAACAAAGTTCACTGGAACACAATAGTAAGCACCGGAAGAATAAACGACAAACTTCTTAAAGAGTTGACAGACCACTCATATAACCTGGTAGCAGGTAGTATAAAAAAGCCTCGCAAGAAAAAGCCTAAATAA
- a CDS encoding redoxin domain-containing protein has product MQRVFTMASLLVLILVLSATCSNASVREGDQVPNSNVQLFTSYGLFEGKSNLHEYIDNSITVIAFIPTIQNTNEYADVMTASLQAYIVQSYGFDAEQYYNSGKYINVVVATGDKPETVQQYGMTMGLDYIFADNSDGKFSDDFGIKLSGDNASATVMIIDENKKVVLVDEYYRGEGEKLQTVMSKLNNLLGIEEMRTTESYGPLYEGDKARDFSFNYVTINDFASGSVTESASLSDMIGKKNILLGFYPAPFSMGCGMELSTFDYMVAGENNDVKMPEEYTKDLEILMVSNEGLDMLNKWFESMSFKNVKLVSDLNVDISAKYNSFNFFNGYNNRTIFLIDKEGVIRYIDWDYKVIDKDLKLLQEEIKKLN; this is encoded by the coding sequence ATGCAGAGAGTTTTTACAATGGCTTCGTTACTGGTGTTGATATTAGTATTGTCAGCTACCTGTTCGAACGCATCCGTTAGAGAAGGGGATCAAGTACCTAATTCTAACGTTCAGCTTTTTACAAGCTACGGATTATTTGAAGGGAAAAGCAATCTTCATGAGTATATAGATAACTCGATCACGGTGATAGCTTTTATTCCTACGATACAAAACACAAACGAATATGCCGATGTAATGACAGCCTCATTACAGGCATACATAGTTCAGTCTTACGGTTTCGATGCGGAGCAGTATTATAATTCAGGCAAATATATCAATGTCGTCGTTGCAACAGGCGATAAACCTGAGACAGTTCAGCAATATGGAATGACAATGGGACTTGACTATATTTTTGCTGATAACTCCGACGGAAAGTTTTCCGATGACTTCGGAATAAAACTCTCAGGGGACAATGCAAGCGCTACCGTAATGATTATCGACGAAAATAAAAAGGTCGTTCTCGTAGATGAGTATTACAGGGGTGAAGGTGAAAAACTTCAAACCGTCATGAGTAAACTCAATAATCTCCTCGGTATAGAAGAGATGAGGACAACCGAATCATACGGTCCCTTATATGAAGGCGACAAAGCAAGAGACTTTAGCTTTAATTATGTCACAATAAATGACTTTGCATCTGGCTCAGTTACCGAGTCAGCATCACTCTCCGACATGATCGGAAAGAAGAACATTCTTCTCGGCTTCTACCCTGCTCCTTTTAGCATGGGATGCGGCATGGAGCTCTCAACATTCGACTACATGGTAGCGGGCGAAAACAACGACGTGAAAATGCCGGAGGAATATACAAAAGACCTCGAGATACTTATGGTTAGTAACGAAGGGCTCGATATGCTTAATAAATGGTTCGAAAGTATGAGCTTTAAGAATGTAAAGCTGGTCAGCGATCTTAACGTTGATATATCCGCGAAATACAATAGCTTTAACTTCTTCAACGGTTATAACAATAGAACGATCTTCTTAATAGATAAGGAAGGTGTAATACGATATATAGATTGGGATTATAAAGTAATAGATAAAGACCTTAAACTCTTACAGGAAGAGATCAAAAAGCTGAATTAA
- a CDS encoding VWA domain-containing protein: MKKLIFLFAAVTSLFLCSGTTIANGVGVINAGTGVYLKLNSSQVNVSVQNQVAVITTSQTFFNQLPTDTVMSFAFPLPEGASATGLRWFVGGVWYQAAISPTPQDTTLPGGTTNQNLKTYLGNTPLFFHIPDRVKKDSTIIVELTYVQLLPYKFGDVNFSYPNDYHLIQSTILNTQELNFVLNSTRTIDSIRFLSTHPLTELTNNGNIATVKALLLESPANQDYKIKYSLNSSQLGLFDFSSNIPDTLLPDTLGGFFMFVAEPDPGASNDIIDKVFTLIVDRSGSMSGTKIIQARNAASFIMNNLNEGDKFNIVDYSDNVLSFRPTHVPYTNQSRDSALTYISTFIASGGTNISGAFSTAIPQFSTASDSTANIIIFFTDGQATIGITNTQQLVAHVNQLVQSTETEIFLYCFGIGTDANQQLLTLLSSNNKGLAEFLGNDELESRISEFYLLIRNPVLLNTQISFAPPGVITEVYPAPLSNLYIGQQLIVTGRYSNPGPVTVTLSGQAFNHNVNYNYNINLSHTAVGSYQFLTKIWAKQKIEHLLILYYSLNPNDPQAIALKQEIIQLSIAYGVISPFTSFGTITGITNEEGIEEVNIAGSYKLVGNYPNPFNPSTTIKFIVGKNISKIVNIKIYNVVGQLVKVLSINITGKGTYEVRWDGTLFDGLPAPSGLYFYVVDFGDEILSSKMVLVK; encoded by the coding sequence ATGAAAAAATTAATCTTTCTTTTCGCAGCAGTGACTAGTTTGTTCCTTTGTTCCGGTACTACCATTGCAAACGGTGTCGGGGTTATTAATGCAGGCACCGGAGTTTATCTTAAGTTAAATTCTTCGCAAGTTAATGTATCTGTGCAAAACCAGGTTGCAGTCATCACAACCTCCCAAACTTTCTTTAACCAATTGCCAACCGATACTGTTATGTCGTTTGCATTTCCTCTCCCGGAGGGTGCAAGCGCTACAGGATTGAGATGGTTTGTCGGTGGTGTATGGTACCAGGCAGCCATTTCCCCCACTCCGCAGGATACAACTCTCCCCGGAGGAACAACCAACCAAAATCTAAAAACCTATCTGGGCAATACCCCTTTGTTCTTCCACATACCCGATAGGGTAAAGAAAGATTCTACTATCATAGTAGAGCTAACTTACGTTCAATTGCTCCCGTATAAATTCGGAGATGTAAATTTCTCATATCCGAATGATTATCACTTAATTCAATCTACCATACTTAATACTCAGGAATTGAATTTTGTTTTAAATTCAACCCGCACTATAGACAGTATCCGGTTTCTCAGCACACATCCGCTCACGGAACTGACTAATAACGGAAATATAGCTACAGTAAAAGCACTTCTTCTCGAATCACCCGCAAATCAGGATTATAAAATAAAGTATTCGTTAAATTCGTCCCAGCTGGGGTTATTCGATTTCAGCTCAAATATTCCTGATACCCTATTACCGGATACATTGGGTGGATTCTTTATGTTTGTCGCTGAACCAGACCCTGGAGCATCGAACGATATTATCGATAAAGTGTTTACACTTATCGTAGACAGGTCGGGAAGTATGTCGGGTACAAAAATAATACAGGCGCGGAATGCCGCAAGCTTCATCATGAATAATCTGAATGAAGGAGATAAATTTAATATAGTGGATTACTCCGATAATGTTTTAAGTTTCCGACCTACTCATGTTCCATATACTAATCAGTCGCGCGATTCGGCACTCACCTATATTTCGACTTTTATTGCAAGCGGAGGAACTAATATATCCGGGGCTTTCAGTACAGCTATTCCTCAGTTTTCAACAGCTTCGGACAGCACAGCTAATATTATTATTTTCTTCACCGATGGTCAGGCTACCATTGGAATTACAAACACTCAGCAGCTGGTAGCACACGTCAACCAACTCGTTCAATCCACCGAAACAGAAATCTTCCTGTATTGTTTCGGAATTGGTACAGACGCAAACCAACAGCTTCTCACTCTTCTATCCTCTAATAATAAGGGACTAGCTGAATTCCTTGGTAATGACGAACTGGAATCCAGAATTTCTGAGTTTTACCTGCTTATTCGAAATCCTGTACTGCTCAATACCCAGATCTCATTTGCACCACCCGGAGTAATAACTGAGGTGTATCCAGCTCCACTTTCTAATTTGTATATTGGACAGCAGTTAATTGTAACAGGCAGATATTCAAATCCCGGTCCAGTAACAGTGACTTTATCGGGACAGGCATTTAATCATAATGTGAACTATAACTATAACATAAATCTATCCCATACGGCGGTTGGCAGTTACCAGTTCCTAACAAAGATCTGGGCTAAACAAAAAATAGAACATTTATTGATCCTATATTATAGTCTGAATCCAAACGATCCTCAGGCTATTGCACTTAAACAGGAAATTATTCAATTAAGCATCGCATACGGAGTCATCAGCCCGTTTACCAGCTTTGGTACTATCACGGGCATTACCAATGAAGAAGGAATTGAGGAAGTAAATATCGCAGGCTCTTATAAACTTGTCGGAAACTACCCCAATCCTTTCAATCCTTCCACCACGATCAAATTCATCGTAGGTAAGAATATCTCTAAGATCGTGAACATTAAAATATATAACGTGGTAGGCCAATTGGTAAAAGTTCTTTCAATCAATATAACAGGCAAAGGCACCTATGAAGTAAGATGGGATGGTACACTCTTCGACGGATTGCCTGCTCCTTCAGGTTTGTACTTCTACGTCGTAGATTTCGGAGATGAGATACTCTCCAGTAAAATGGTCTTGGTCAAATAA
- the purT gene encoding formate-dependent phosphoribosylglycinamide formyltransferase — MIKKIMLLGSGELGKEFVIAAKRLGQKVVAVDSYNNAPAQQVADEREVINMLDGAELDRIVAKHKPDIIVPEIEAIRTERFYDYEKQGIQVVPSARAANFTMNRKAIRDLASKELGLKTAKYEYASSLDELNSAVANIGIPCVVKPLMSSSGKGQSTIKTEADIEKAWEAASAKGRGDVNEVIVEEFIKFDTEITLLTVTQKEGPTLFCPPIGHRQERGDYQESWQPADIPLDKLMEAQDMAAKVTASLTGAGIWGVEFFLGEDGVYFSELSPRPHDTGMVTLAGTQNFNEFELHLRAVLGLPIPGIILERKGVSAVILAGEESANEPSYSGFEKVSAQTDTDFRIFGKPTTRTHRRMGVIIVYGDLNSDTNELRKKAAELASEIKLTYK; from the coding sequence ATGATAAAAAAGATAATGCTCCTTGGCTCCGGAGAGCTTGGGAAAGAGTTCGTTATTGCCGCTAAACGCCTTGGTCAGAAAGTTGTCGCGGTTGACTCTTACAATAATGCTCCAGCCCAACAGGTTGCCGATGAACGCGAAGTCATAAATATGCTCGACGGAGCCGAACTCGACCGCATAGTTGCTAAACACAAGCCTGATATAATTGTTCCGGAGATAGAAGCTATTCGCACAGAGCGATTTTATGATTACGAAAAACAAGGCATACAGGTTGTTCCTTCAGCCCGGGCGGCAAATTTTACAATGAACAGAAAAGCCATCCGTGATCTTGCTTCAAAAGAGCTTGGGCTTAAAACAGCTAAGTATGAATACGCTTCCTCACTCGATGAACTGAATAGTGCGGTTGCTAATATTGGTATCCCGTGCGTAGTTAAACCTCTTATGTCTTCTTCCGGCAAGGGGCAATCCACTATTAAAACCGAAGCCGATATAGAAAAAGCATGGGAAGCCGCTTCGGCCAAGGGACGCGGAGATGTTAACGAAGTTATTGTGGAAGAATTTATAAAGTTCGATACAGAGATCACATTGCTTACAGTAACACAAAAAGAAGGTCCAACCCTCTTCTGTCCTCCCATTGGACACAGACAGGAAAGAGGTGACTACCAGGAAAGCTGGCAACCTGCTGACATCCCACTTGATAAACTCATGGAAGCACAAGACATGGCTGCAAAAGTAACTGCTTCGCTAACAGGGGCAGGTATTTGGGGCGTTGAGTTTTTCCTTGGAGAGGATGGCGTATACTTTTCCGAACTGTCTCCCCGCCCGCACGATACTGGGATGGTTACACTCGCCGGTACACAGAATTTTAATGAATTTGAACTTCACCTAAGAGCTGTATTGGGTCTCCCCATACCTGGCATCATCCTTGAGCGAAAAGGCGTCAGCGCTGTAATACTCGCCGGTGAGGAAAGTGCTAATGAACCTTCCTATTCTGGCTTCGAAAAAGTTTCAGCACAGACTGATACTGATTTCAGAATATTCGGCAAACCTACAACTCGGACGCATAGAAGGATGGGTGTAATAATTGTCTATGGTGATCTTAATTCTGACACAAACGAACTCAGAAAAAAAGCTGCTGAACTTGCTTCAGAAATCAAACTAACCTATAAATGA
- a CDS encoding fibronectin type III domain-containing protein, producing the protein MSNKDNEIAEEAGKRVNIPDPVFATKGALPGEINLQWDAVNGATSYVLQISKGKKDKWVQIDIITEPIYMLSGLDPKTEHFFRVAAVFPDGQGEWSEVFGKKSN; encoded by the coding sequence ATGTCAAACAAAGATAACGAAATAGCCGAAGAAGCAGGAAAGAGAGTAAACATACCGGATCCCGTATTTGCAACAAAGGGTGCCCTCCCCGGAGAAATAAATCTTCAATGGGATGCAGTAAATGGGGCTACTTCCTACGTACTCCAAATATCAAAGGGCAAAAAGGATAAGTGGGTACAGATAGATATAATTACTGAGCCGATTTATATGCTTTCAGGGCTGGATCCAAAAACAGAGCACTTCTTTAGAGTAGCTGCAGTATTCCCGGACGGGCAAGGTGAATGGAGTGAAGTTTTCGGGAAAAAATCGAATTAA
- a CDS encoding methyltransferase domain-containing protein: MPEQEKEYLFGTNEPELQRLKFQHEVWRPMTDPFLQRLGIQKGWKCMDAGAGPGFVAMDLRDTIGDEGELTILEPSTFYINSFRAFAEEKNWTNIKYIQGIVEESNLPENYYDLIFSRWVISFVPDPERFVSKLAAALKPGGILAIEDYNYDGLGLFPMGGAWDEMPSIMKRYYKSGEGDPYVASKLPGIYRKCGLELIEFKPFSMAGGPDSGVMEWAHKFFTIHVPVMVERGLITPEQGEALSNDWQAHRENPDAVFFSPVIVDAAGKKL; encoded by the coding sequence ATGCCCGAACAAGAAAAAGAATATTTATTCGGAACAAACGAACCCGAACTGCAAAGACTGAAGTTCCAGCATGAAGTCTGGCGTCCCATGACAGACCCATTCTTGCAACGCCTGGGGATACAAAAGGGATGGAAGTGTATGGATGCCGGTGCAGGACCGGGTTTTGTGGCTATGGATCTGCGGGATACAATTGGTGATGAGGGTGAGCTCACCATCCTCGAGCCATCCACTTTTTATATAAACTCCTTTAGAGCCTTCGCCGAAGAAAAGAACTGGACGAACATAAAATACATCCAGGGCATTGTAGAGGAAAGCAACCTTCCCGAAAATTACTATGACCTAATATTCTCACGCTGGGTGATATCCTTTGTTCCGGATCCCGAGAGATTTGTTTCTAAACTAGCCGCTGCATTAAAACCCGGTGGCATTCTGGCCATAGAAGATTATAATTACGACGGTTTGGGATTATTCCCGATGGGAGGAGCATGGGATGAGATGCCCTCGATAATGAAGAGGTATTACAAATCAGGAGAAGGCGATCCCTATGTTGCATCCAAACTCCCCGGCATCTACAGAAAATGCGGATTAGAACTGATAGAATTCAAACCATTCTCCATGGCAGGGGGTCCCGATAGCGGGGTAATGGAATGGGCACACAAGTTTTTTACTATACATGTTCCCGTCATGGTTGAGCGCGGACTTATCACTCCCGAACAAGGAGAAGCTCTAAGCAATGACTGGCAGGCACATCGTGAAAACCCGGATGCCGTATTTTTTTCTCCTGTCATCGTGGACGCCGCCGGTAAAAAGCTTTAA